Proteins encoded by one window of Salmonirosea aquatica:
- a CDS encoding cytochrome c oxidase subunit 3, which translates to MAATTTTTGTLKPRMWMGGIEPMKASYGKLMMWFFLISDTFTFSALLVSYGLVRFSFPSFAGTPEEFVFSPAYWPIPEKVYEAVPFLHGIELPLVFVGIMTFILIFSSVTMVLAVEAGHRMDRNSVEKYMLWTILGGFTFLGCQAWEWAHFIHGTESGSVVREIVNGSWIEKTIYGANLTENQYGPPAFADFFFFITGFHGTHVFSGVILNILIFYRSATGFYDRRGHYEMVEKVGLYWHFVDLVWVFVFTFFYLV; encoded by the coding sequence ATGGCTGCAACTACTACGACGACCGGCACCCTAAAACCCAGAATGTGGATGGGCGGAATCGAGCCCATGAAGGCTAGTTACGGAAAACTCATGATGTGGTTTTTCCTTATTTCCGATACATTCACATTTTCTGCACTGCTGGTTTCTTACGGATTGGTGCGCTTTAGTTTCCCCTCATTTGCCGGAACGCCCGAAGAGTTTGTATTTTCCCCCGCTTATTGGCCAATTCCCGAAAAAGTATATGAGGCAGTACCCTTCCTCCATGGTATTGAATTACCACTGGTGTTTGTGGGTATCATGACCTTCATCTTGATTTTCAGTAGCGTTACCATGGTGCTAGCAGTAGAAGCAGGACATAGGATGGACCGGAACAGCGTGGAAAAATACATGCTTTGGACCATTCTGGGCGGATTTACCTTTCTGGGGTGCCAGGCTTGGGAATGGGCACACTTTATTCATGGAACAGAAAGTGGTTCTGTGGTACGGGAAATTGTGAACGGTTCTTGGATTGAGAAAACCATTTACGGGGCGAACCTGACTGAAAATCAATATGGTCCGCCGGCGTTTGCTGATTTTTTCTTTTTCATCACTGGATTTCACGGTACGCACGTATTTAGTGGTGTCATATTGAATATTCTAATTTTCTACCGCTCGGCAACGGGCTTCTATGACCGTCGGGGTCATTACGAAATGGTGGAGAAGGTGGGTCTTTACTGGCACTTTGTGGATCTGGTTTGGGTATTCGTATTTACATTCTTCTATCTGGTTTAA
- a CDS encoding cytochrome C oxidase subunit IV family protein, translating into MSDSHAAEHSPDGGAAQRKQIWKVFIILSVITAFEFLIAFTMHHGTLKIAIFVGMTIVKAFFIVGEFMHLKHEVKSLIWAILIPCIFVVWLLLALMLEGGSIFQLR; encoded by the coding sequence ATGAGTGATTCACACGCTGCTGAACACAGCCCGGACGGAGGCGCAGCCCAACGCAAACAGATATGGAAGGTATTTATCATTCTTTCTGTTATCACCGCATTCGAGTTCCTTATTGCTTTCACGATGCACCATGGTACCCTGAAGATTGCAATCTTTGTCGGTATGACAATTGTAAAGGCTTTTTTCATTGTCGGTGAGTTTATGCACTTAAAACATGAAGTGAAAAGTCTTATCTGGGCCATTCTTATTCCCTGCATCTTTGTAGTGTGGCTGCTTTTGGCTTTGATGCTGGAAGGAGGCTCCATTTTTCAACTAAGGTAA
- a CDS encoding RNA polymerase sigma factor: MVRILPLYTQEAQLVKALRKADPKAQRMLYDKYASRMLGVCMRYVGDQMTAEDILVEGFMKVFDKIEQFKSEGSFEGWMRRIMVNESLGYLRQRKRLQEDTILDEAHGIVDDTALADQSLEASEMMDMIETLPTGYRTVFNLYAIEGYSHAEIADMLGITESTSKSQLHRARALLQQLVKNWEDELKKKEIYEKASS, from the coding sequence ATGGTCAGAATATTACCTCTATATACTCAGGAAGCGCAGTTGGTCAAGGCTCTTAGAAAAGCCGATCCCAAAGCGCAGCGTATGCTGTACGACAAGTACGCTTCGCGCATGCTAGGGGTTTGTATGCGTTATGTAGGTGATCAGATGACGGCTGAGGATATATTGGTAGAGGGCTTTATGAAGGTCTTCGACAAGATAGAGCAATTCAAAAGCGAAGGGAGTTTTGAAGGATGGATGAGGCGGATTATGGTGAATGAGTCATTAGGGTACCTGCGGCAACGTAAAAGACTTCAGGAGGATACTATTCTGGATGAGGCGCATGGGATAGTCGACGACACTGCCTTAGCCGATCAATCGTTGGAAGCCAGCGAAATGATGGATATGATCGAGACCCTACCTACCGGCTATAGGACAGTATTCAACCTCTATGCCATCGAAGGATACTCTCATGCCGAGATTGCCGACATGCTCGGAATTACCGAAAGTACGTCGAAATCGCAGTTGCACCGAGCTCGGGCCTTACTGCAACAACTCGTAAAAAATTGGGAAGACGAATTAAAAAAAAAAGAAATATATGAAAAAGCATCCAGTTGA
- a CDS encoding outer membrane beta-barrel protein: MKSTLKTIVLSVVCLLSFVSSYAKPAQKDSIIVTFGDKTRIIIYSDDRKELEKLMKYDLNTLLQDLGARLDTMQGETKIYFDDLDGRKYLKDTTGISKDKNYVRIGLKGIRIKDGDTEVTITTRGVDIRDGDEQVRVGGKRDGYEIDTTARDGNGSSDRDYDNDEKVMTIRRVRRYSSPRKGFNISLGLNAYAQNQPQAAYNSDDYDLRPFGSRYISLGFVKSATLVRGKQAGLHLDFGLDVAWNNLMFEGNNTVRKDSTAVSFPLVLNNEGRELDLRKSKLTVPYLNFSLMPTVSFPNAFISYISAGGYIGYRLGGYTKTKLADGKKDHVRSNYYLNDLRYGAAFELGIRHFPDFFVHYDMNPLFQSNRGPEVRMINFGIRF; encoded by the coding sequence ATGAAAAGCACCTTGAAAACCATCGTTCTGAGTGTAGTATGCCTCCTTAGCTTTGTATCTTCGTATGCCAAGCCAGCTCAAAAAGATTCTATTATCGTCACATTTGGAGACAAAACGCGGATAATAATTTACAGTGATGATCGTAAGGAACTGGAAAAGCTGATGAAATACGATCTTAACACCTTACTTCAAGACCTCGGTGCCCGGCTGGATACAATGCAGGGAGAAACCAAGATTTATTTTGACGATCTGGATGGTAGGAAGTACCTTAAAGACACTACTGGAATAAGCAAGGATAAGAACTACGTGCGCATCGGTCTGAAAGGAATACGGATTAAAGACGGCGATACAGAGGTAACTATCACAACCCGGGGTGTGGATATTAGGGATGGAGACGAGCAAGTACGTGTTGGTGGAAAACGAGACGGGTACGAGATTGATACGACTGCCCGTGACGGTAACGGAAGCAGTGATCGGGATTATGACAATGATGAGAAGGTGATGACAATCCGCCGTGTCCGCCGTTACTCCAGCCCGCGAAAAGGATTCAATATTTCACTGGGACTTAACGCATACGCACAGAATCAACCACAAGCCGCATACAACTCCGACGACTATGACTTGCGCCCATTTGGGTCACGCTACATTAGCCTGGGCTTTGTCAAAAGTGCTACGCTGGTCCGGGGTAAACAGGCCGGTCTGCATTTGGATTTTGGCCTGGACGTGGCGTGGAATAATCTGATGTTTGAAGGAAACAATACTGTTCGCAAAGATAGCACAGCTGTTTCTTTTCCCCTTGTCTTGAACAATGAAGGTCGGGAATTGGATTTACGAAAAAGCAAATTAACGGTTCCCTATTTGAATTTTTCCCTGATGCCTACCGTCAGCTTTCCAAATGCCTTCATTTCATATATTAGCGCTGGCGGCTACATTGGGTATCGCTTGGGCGGATATACCAAAACCAAGTTGGCTGATGGTAAAAAGGATCATGTCCGTAGTAATTACTATCTGAATGATTTACGTTACGGAGCGGCATTCGAACTTGGAATCCGGCATTTCCCTGACTTTTTTGTGCATTACGACATGAACCCTCTTTTCCAAAGCAACCGAGGGCCCGAAGTACGCATGATCAATTTTGGAATACGATTCTAG
- the secE gene encoding preprotein translocase subunit SecE, translating to MEKLTSFFKASWEEITQHVTWPPFSELQSNTTLVLVGSLIFAFVVGFMDFVFENALNLFYQTF from the coding sequence ATGGAAAAACTTACCTCATTTTTTAAGGCTTCCTGGGAGGAAATCACACAACACGTGACTTGGCCTCCTTTTAGCGAGTTGCAGTCAAATACTACGCTTGTGTTGGTAGGATCCCTGATTTTTGCCTTCGTGGTCGGATTCATGGATTTCGTTTTCGAGAATGCACTCAATCTATTTTATCAGACTTTCTAA
- the nusG gene encoding transcription termination/antitermination protein NusG: MTGVNWYVLRAISGQEKKIKTYIENELARQSLSEYVPEILIPTEKIYEMRNGKKRVREKNFFPGYIIISADLTKGEVLHVITSMPGVIGFLGNSEGNSKVPVALRQSEINRILGRVDEAAQEEETPSMSFIKGESVKVVDGPFSGFIGTVEEVFDEKKKLNVVVKIFGRSTPVELSYAQVEKES; this comes from the coding sequence ATGACTGGTGTAAATTGGTACGTATTAAGAGCAATATCGGGTCAGGAGAAGAAGATCAAGACGTATATTGAAAATGAACTGGCCCGGCAGAGTCTCAGCGAATACGTTCCCGAGATACTGATTCCCACGGAAAAGATCTATGAAATGCGAAATGGCAAGAAACGGGTTCGTGAGAAGAACTTTTTTCCTGGCTACATCATCATATCTGCGGATCTGACTAAAGGCGAAGTGTTGCACGTAATTACCAGTATGCCTGGCGTAATTGGCTTTTTGGGTAATTCAGAGGGAAACTCCAAGGTACCCGTTGCCCTGCGCCAATCAGAAATTAACCGAATACTGGGTCGGGTCGATGAGGCAGCCCAGGAAGAGGAAACTCCCTCAATGTCGTTCATTAAAGGCGAAAGTGTGAAGGTAGTCGACGGTCCGTTCAGCGGCTTTATCGGCACTGTGGAGGAGGTATTCGATGAGAAGAAAAAACTCAATGTAGTTGTAAAAATATTCGGGCGCAGTACTCCCGTGGAACTCAGTTACGCACAAGTAGAAAAGGAAAGTTGA
- a CDS encoding DUF420 domain-containing protein: METLLLEKSPKYNRLINVLAVAIPLVVAVLLGIRQKVDLGEWTKILPHVNGVINTLTALLLLMGLYFIRQKNITAHRRTMTLAFVLGSLFLVSYVLYHLSNDSTAFGGNGLIRPIYYFLLVSHIVLSVVVVWFVLRAIYFAYSNQIAEHRKAVKWAFPIWLYVSVTGVIVYLLISPYYS, encoded by the coding sequence ATGGAAACACTTTTGCTGGAAAAAAGTCCAAAATATAATCGCCTGATCAACGTACTAGCTGTGGCAATTCCATTGGTGGTTGCCGTTTTATTAGGTATACGGCAGAAAGTCGATTTGGGTGAATGGACTAAAATCCTACCGCATGTCAATGGCGTTATCAATACACTTACTGCTTTATTGCTCCTTATGGGTTTATACTTCATTCGGCAGAAAAATATAACGGCCCATCGGCGCACAATGACTCTGGCATTCGTGCTTGGATCGCTTTTCCTGGTAAGTTATGTTTTGTACCATCTAAGTAATGATTCAACCGCCTTTGGGGGCAACGGGCTGATTAGGCCAATCTATTATTTTTTATTAGTCAGTCATATTGTCTTATCAGTAGTAGTAGTGTGGTTTGTGCTAAGGGCGATCTATTTTGCGTACAGCAATCAGATTGCCGAACATCGAAAAGCAGTCAAATGGGCATTTCCTATTTGGCTGTATGTAAGTGTGACGGGAGTTATCGTATATTTATTGATTAGTCCTTATTATTCATGA
- the tuf gene encoding elongation factor Tu, with product MAKDKFDRSKPHVNIGTIGHVDHGKTTLTAAITTVLASKGLSAKRDFSSIDNAPEEKERGITINTSHVEYQTANRHYAHVDCPGHADYVKNMVTGAAQMDGAIIVVASTDGPMPQTREHILLARQVGVPQLVVFMNKVDMVDDPELLELVEMEIRELLSFYEYDGDNIPVIQGSALGALNGEEKWVKTVEDLMDAVDSYIPIPPRMTDLPFLMPVEDVFSITGRGTVATGRIERGVINSGDPVDILGMGAENLKSTITGVEMFRKILDRGEAGDNVGLLLRGIDKEDIRRGMVICKPGSVKPHAHFKAEVYVLSKEEGGRHTPFFNKYRPQFYFRTTDVTGEISLPAGVEMVMPGDNITIEVKLINKIAMEKGLRFAIREGGRTVGAGQVTEILD from the coding sequence ATGGCAAAAGATAAGTTTGACCGCTCCAAACCGCACGTTAACATCGGTACTATCGGACACGTTGACCACGGTAAAACTACCCTTACCGCTGCAATTACCACGGTTTTGGCAAGCAAAGGTCTATCCGCAAAGCGTGACTTCTCATCTATTGATAATGCTCCTGAGGAAAAAGAGCGTGGAATCACGATTAATACTTCACACGTAGAGTATCAGACAGCCAACCGCCACTACGCGCACGTTGACTGCCCAGGTCACGCTGACTACGTGAAAAACATGGTAACGGGTGCCGCTCAGATGGACGGTGCTATCATCGTAGTAGCCTCTACGGACGGACCTATGCCCCAGACTCGTGAGCACATCCTGCTGGCTCGCCAGGTAGGTGTACCCCAACTGGTGGTATTCATGAACAAAGTAGACATGGTTGACGATCCCGAATTATTGGAACTCGTTGAAATGGAAATTCGGGAACTTTTGAGCTTCTACGAATACGATGGAGACAACATCCCTGTCATTCAAGGTTCAGCACTGGGTGCGCTTAATGGTGAAGAGAAGTGGGTAAAAACGGTAGAAGATTTGATGGATGCCGTTGATAGCTATATCCCCATTCCTCCCCGTATGACTGACCTTCCGTTCCTGATGCCTGTAGAGGACGTATTCTCGATTACGGGTCGTGGTACTGTAGCAACGGGTCGTATCGAGCGTGGAGTAATCAACTCGGGTGATCCTGTAGATATTTTGGGTATGGGTGCCGAGAACTTGAAGTCAACCATCACAGGGGTTGAGATGTTCCGTAAGATTCTTGACCGTGGTGAGGCTGGCGATAACGTGGGTCTGCTGCTGCGGGGTATTGACAAGGAAGATATTCGCCGCGGTATGGTGATTTGCAAGCCAGGTTCAGTGAAACCACATGCTCATTTCAAAGCCGAGGTGTACGTACTGTCAAAAGAAGAAGGTGGACGTCACACTCCATTCTTTAACAAATATCGTCCTCAGTTTTATTTCCGTACCACGGATGTAACGGGAGAAATTTCTCTTCCTGCTGGTGTGGAAATGGTAATGCCTGGCGACAATATCACGATCGAAGTAAAATTGATCAATAAGATCGCGATGGAGAAAGGCCTTCGTTTTGCTATCCGTGAGGGTGGACGTACGGTAGGTGCCGGTCAGGTAACTGAGATTCTCGACTAA